From Nonlabens sp. Ci31, the proteins below share one genomic window:
- a CDS encoding polysaccharide biosynthesis C-terminal domain-containing protein, producing MGVVIKQSIWNLVITGLGFVLGALNVLILAQVYLSDDYYGLWNYILSTSFLFFPLMSFGIHNTIVKYYSSYTTKEERDGFLTQMLLWPLCIIIPVIGIIYLAQDTIASYISDKNEITGAFLWCIPLIAIFQAYFEIFYAWVKVHMKTIGGNFLKEVFYRAGAMVTLMMLAMGWIDQTEFIYSLIIIYALRALFMNIIAFQTYLPVFRFQKLMNSSKIINYSIYMIIAGSISTALIDLDKFMLNQYVAIDQIGYYGIAVFIATVIAVPARGMAQITHPLTAGHFNRNEMGDVAQLYKRSSLNLSVVAGFLLVIIFCNLKEFYAMMPPETRIAIPVVFLIALTKFSENLLGSNNAILYNSDLYKVTLWMGLLLTLVAIGLNWWLIPEFGITGAAIATSVAYLCYAFAKAYYVYIKLKIHPWTSKTWNTLFLIATIIGVFYFWDFSWHPVVNIFIKSVLISLIYLWSVYKMKLSFEINLIIKKHFLRS from the coding sequence ATGGGAGTAGTCATCAAACAATCCATTTGGAACTTGGTAATTACTGGGTTGGGTTTTGTGCTAGGAGCACTTAACGTATTGATTCTTGCCCAAGTTTACCTCTCCGATGATTATTACGGTTTGTGGAACTATATACTCTCTACCTCATTTCTTTTCTTTCCGTTGATGTCCTTTGGTATTCACAATACCATCGTAAAATATTATTCGAGTTATACCACTAAGGAGGAGCGTGATGGCTTTTTAACTCAAATGTTGTTGTGGCCTCTATGTATCATCATTCCAGTAATTGGAATCATTTATCTAGCTCAGGACACCATCGCTTCTTATATTTCTGATAAAAATGAAATCACAGGTGCTTTTTTATGGTGTATTCCTTTGATAGCTATTTTTCAAGCTTATTTTGAGATCTTCTATGCTTGGGTAAAAGTTCACATGAAAACCATAGGCGGTAACTTTCTAAAGGAAGTTTTTTATAGAGCTGGTGCTATGGTTACTTTAATGATGCTTGCCATGGGATGGATTGATCAAACAGAGTTCATTTACAGCTTGATTATTATTTACGCACTACGGGCGCTGTTCATGAATATTATAGCTTTCCAAACCTACCTCCCTGTGTTTAGATTTCAGAAGTTGATGAATTCTTCAAAGATTATCAACTATAGTATTTATATGATTATAGCGGGTTCTATTTCTACGGCTTTAATCGATCTTGATAAATTTATGCTCAATCAGTACGTGGCTATTGATCAAATAGGATACTATGGTATTGCTGTTTTTATTGCTACAGTGATCGCAGTTCCTGCAAGAGGAATGGCTCAAATAACACATCCACTTACAGCTGGTCATTTTAATAGAAACGAGATGGGAGACGTAGCGCAATTGTATAAACGAAGCTCTCTTAATTTAAGTGTGGTCGCCGGGTTTTTATTGGTGATTATCTTTTGTAATCTCAAGGAATTCTACGCGATGATGCCCCCAGAAACACGTATTGCAATTCCTGTGGTATTCCTAATTGCGTTAACCAAATTTTCAGAAAATTTATTGGGTAGCAATAATGCTATTCTTTACAACAGTGACCTATATAAAGTCACTTTGTGGATGGGCCTCTTGTTAACTCTTGTAGCTATAGGTCTCAATTGGTGGCTTATTCCCGAATTTGGTATCACAGGTGCTGCAATAGCTACTAGTGTGGCTTATTTGTGTTACGCTTTCGCGAAAGCGTATTACGTATATATTAAATTAAAAATACACCCGTGGACCTCTAAAACATGGAATACTTTATTCCTTATAGCCACCATCATAGGAGTTTTTTACTTTTGGGATTTTTCATGGCATCCAGTGGTGAATATCTTTATAAAGTCCGTTTTAATCTCCCTGATTTATCTTTGGTCTGTTTATAAAATGAAGTTGTCTTTTGAAATCAATCTGATCATAAAAAAACACTTTTTGCGTAGTTAG
- a CDS encoding FAD-dependent oxidoreductase, translated as MNTQHQNIPNYTPCPTCKGQGKKSQRLRKKARLSYQRALEQFEKSNSQGTAPLKPKGHSVTCSECKGSGLVAASSPTVPDIENYPHVAIIGGGIGGVALAVACLHRGIPFTLYERDNSFDARSQGYGLTLQQASKAMEGFGVFSLAEGIVSTKHMVHTTDGTVIGEWGVRKWLESEENTYSKRTNIHIARQSLRLALLDQLGGQKMVQWGHQLIDLKASQQKPVELSFEVNGVNKTTKADLVVGADGIRSSVRKLLIDEDIYPLRYLDCIVILGICPLQYLDNLDHELLDSATVFQTANGHERIYMMPYDANSIMWQLSFPMEEDKAKALSEKGAAALKREACRRTQWHDPIPQIMEATSVTQVSGYPVYDRALLDPLVLEKGKQVTLIGDAAHPMSPFKGQGANQALLDALALARSIALGCRPQNNWKKKGVRESVLTNFETEMLQRTASKVKDSAAAAKFLHSEVVLYKGDQPRGRIFHKKSGATKP; from the coding sequence TTGAATACACAACATCAAAACATCCCTAACTATACCCCATGCCCAACCTGTAAAGGACAAGGTAAAAAAAGCCAGCGCCTGCGCAAGAAAGCACGATTGAGCTATCAGCGAGCCTTAGAGCAGTTTGAGAAGTCGAATAGTCAAGGAACTGCTCCCTTGAAACCAAAAGGTCATTCAGTTACCTGCTCAGAGTGTAAAGGTTCTGGGTTGGTTGCGGCTTCCTCTCCAACTGTTCCCGATATAGAGAACTATCCGCATGTGGCTATAATAGGTGGAGGAATCGGTGGTGTGGCACTTGCTGTAGCTTGTTTGCACCGTGGAATTCCTTTTACGCTGTACGAGCGTGACAATAGTTTTGATGCTCGTTCTCAGGGTTATGGCTTGACATTGCAACAAGCGAGTAAAGCCATGGAGGGATTTGGTGTATTTTCCTTAGCAGAAGGAATAGTATCTACAAAACATATGGTTCATACTACAGATGGAACTGTTATCGGTGAATGGGGAGTTAGAAAATGGCTGGAATCAGAAGAGAACACCTATTCAAAACGCACCAATATTCATATCGCAAGGCAATCGTTGCGCTTAGCACTACTCGATCAACTGGGTGGACAAAAAATGGTGCAATGGGGACATCAATTGATAGATTTGAAAGCAAGTCAACAGAAACCTGTCGAACTGAGCTTTGAAGTAAATGGAGTAAATAAAACTACGAAAGCAGACCTAGTAGTAGGTGCCGACGGAATTCGTAGTTCGGTTCGTAAATTACTGATTGATGAAGATATTTATCCGCTGCGCTACTTAGATTGTATTGTTATTTTGGGGATTTGTCCTTTGCAGTACCTCGATAATTTAGATCATGAACTATTAGACTCCGCTACCGTATTTCAAACTGCTAACGGTCACGAACGCATTTATATGATGCCATACGATGCAAATTCCATCATGTGGCAACTCAGCTTTCCAATGGAAGAGGATAAAGCTAAAGCCCTAAGTGAAAAAGGAGCTGCAGCTCTTAAGCGGGAAGCTTGCCGCAGAACCCAATGGCACGATCCTATTCCACAGATTATGGAAGCAACTTCAGTAACTCAAGTTTCTGGTTATCCAGTTTATGACCGAGCATTACTCGACCCTTTAGTATTAGAAAAGGGAAAACAAGTAACACTCATAGGAGATGCAGCCCATCCCATGAGTCCTTTTAAAGGTCAAGGTGCTAATCAAGCATTGCTGGATGCACTGGCATTAGCTCGCAGCATAGCATTAGGATGTAGACCCCAAAATAATTGGAAAAAAAAGGGTGTAAGAGAAAGTGTCTTAACCAACTTTGAAACAGAAATGTTACAGCGAACTGCTTCTAAAGTAAAAGATTCTGCAGCAGCGGCAAAATTCTTACATTCTGAAGTGGTGCTGTATAAAGGGGATCAACCTAGAGGACGTATTTTCCATAAAAAAAGTGGAGCTACAAAACCATAA
- a CDS encoding transporter, which yields MNYSIQGIRLFLLLFVTIQIAQAQYTETINTNNPGRSQGAFAVGKGVAQIEGSLFYRAEEHLLQRYERDYLGTSFQLRYGAITEKLEFSIFGTYNSINQTDFNGTVSTDTSFSNFSRFTVGGKYLVFDPYQFFGEKKVNLLSWKANNRLDWRDLIPAVSVYAGANFDFSENNLLTPPDDASISPRLELITQNNWGRWVFVTNFVADRIATDFPSYQWLLTMTHSLNNKWAIFAEYQGLKSDFYSDDLGRGGVTYLVTKDWQVDTSITLNFKDTPTVFQVNVGMSYRLDFHKDTPIQQTSDPEADGKKEKKKKKKNKLNLEGEGGGI from the coding sequence ATGAACTACTCCATTCAAGGTATAAGACTGTTTTTGTTGCTGTTTGTTACCATTCAAATTGCGCAGGCACAATATACAGAAACTATCAACACTAATAATCCCGGAAGATCTCAAGGTGCTTTTGCCGTAGGGAAAGGAGTGGCACAAATAGAAGGGTCGCTTTTTTATCGTGCCGAGGAGCATCTTCTGCAAAGATATGAGCGCGATTACTTAGGTACTAGTTTCCAACTGCGTTACGGTGCTATTACTGAAAAATTAGAATTTTCCATTTTTGGCACCTACAACAGTATCAATCAAACGGATTTTAACGGTACCGTATCTACTGATACCTCCTTTTCTAATTTTTCAAGATTTACAGTAGGTGGCAAGTATCTGGTCTTTGATCCTTATCAGTTTTTTGGCGAGAAAAAGGTGAACTTATTAAGTTGGAAAGCAAATAACAGGTTGGACTGGAGAGACCTTATTCCTGCTGTATCTGTTTATGCGGGTGCTAATTTTGATTTTAGCGAGAACAATTTACTAACACCACCAGACGATGCCTCTATATCTCCTCGATTGGAGTTAATAACTCAAAACAACTGGGGACGCTGGGTGTTTGTGACCAACTTTGTCGCAGATCGTATAGCTACTGATTTTCCCTCTTATCAATGGTTATTAACCATGACACATAGTTTGAATAATAAATGGGCGATATTTGCAGAGTATCAAGGACTAAAATCTGATTTTTATAGTGATGATTTAGGTCGCGGTGGTGTGACTTATTTGGTTACAAAAGATTGGCAGGTAGATACGAGTATTACTTTAAATTTTAAAGATACCCCCACCGTCTTTCAAGTAAATGTAGGAATGTCGTACCGATTAGATTTTCATAAAGATACTCCTATACAGCAGACAAGTGACCCAGAAGCTGATGGTAAAAAAGAAAAAAAGAAAAAAAAGAAAAATAAACTCAATCTTGAAGGAGAAGGAGGCGGCATATAA
- a CDS encoding GNAT family N-acetyltransferase produces the protein MIEVRKIESKKDIKKFVQFQMDLYKDNKFFVPPIIKDELAVFDPNKNQVFKNADCWMFLAYKGNQIVGRVAALINHIEIKDQKKPKMRFGWLDMIDDIEVTRALLAEVQNVGKKQHLEFMEGPVGFSNMDKAGLLIKGFDEVSTMITWYNYPYYMEHLEQLGYVKAAEWVEFKFQPPNPIPDKINRFADIISKRYTLRTLQFTSTKEILPYVDAMFDLLNKTYSNLVTYVPIQQYQIELYKEKYLPFINPDFIELVVDQENKLVGFAITMPSFSKALQKANGKLFPFGFLHLLKAKKKNNEAAFYLIGIDPEYQGKGVTAMMFRNIIVNFMNYGITKCETNPELEDNLAVQASWKNYDPTLHKRRRTYRKDI, from the coding sequence ATGATTGAAGTACGTAAAATTGAGTCCAAAAAGGACATCAAAAAATTTGTCCAGTTTCAAATGGACCTTTACAAAGACAATAAGTTCTTTGTACCACCTATCATTAAAGATGAACTGGCGGTATTTGATCCAAATAAAAATCAGGTCTTCAAAAATGCAGATTGCTGGATGTTTCTTGCTTACAAGGGAAATCAGATAGTAGGACGTGTCGCAGCATTGATCAATCATATTGAAATTAAAGACCAGAAAAAACCTAAAATGCGTTTTGGCTGGCTGGATATGATTGATGATATAGAGGTGACCAGAGCATTACTCGCTGAAGTTCAAAATGTAGGAAAAAAACAACATTTAGAGTTCATGGAAGGACCTGTGGGCTTTTCTAATATGGATAAAGCGGGACTACTCATAAAAGGCTTTGATGAAGTGAGTACGATGATCACTTGGTACAATTACCCGTATTACATGGAACATCTAGAACAGTTAGGTTATGTAAAAGCTGCAGAATGGGTTGAATTCAAATTTCAACCACCAAATCCTATTCCTGATAAAATCAATAGGTTTGCAGATATTATCTCCAAGCGCTATACGTTGAGAACGCTTCAATTTACCTCTACAAAGGAAATCCTGCCTTATGTAGATGCTATGTTTGATTTATTAAACAAAACATACAGCAATCTAGTTACTTATGTACCTATACAACAATATCAAATAGAACTATACAAGGAAAAATATCTTCCATTTATCAATCCTGACTTTATTGAATTGGTGGTAGACCAAGAAAATAAGCTAGTGGGTTTTGCGATTACGATGCCTTCCTTTTCTAAAGCTTTACAAAAAGCGAATGGAAAGTTATTTCCTTTTGGCTTTCTACACCTATTAAAAGCAAAGAAAAAAAACAACGAGGCGGCCTTTTATTTGATAGGTATCGACCCTGAATATCAAGGTAAAGGGGTTACTGCAATGATGTTTAGAAACATCATCGTCAATTTCATGAATTATGGAATTACTAAGTGTGAAACAAATCCTGAACTAGAAGATAACCTAGCGGTACAAGCATCCTGGAAAAACTACGACCCTACCTTGCACAAAAGAAGGAGAACCTATCGTAAGGATATTTAA
- a CDS encoding ribonuclease Z codes for MISKEYDNYTLLQDERDAIKDFASFLDRIYDQFKGKNLIIDLLKYDKVTLMDLISFLELSNKHRATKQSFVMVNTALSMDEIPDELLIVPTIQEAQDVIGMEEIERDLGF; via the coding sequence ATGATTAGTAAAGAATACGATAACTACACACTTTTACAAGACGAGCGAGATGCTATTAAAGATTTTGCCTCATTTTTAGATCGTATATACGATCAGTTTAAAGGAAAAAATCTTATCATAGACTTGTTGAAGTATGATAAAGTTACTTTAATGGATTTGATTTCCTTTCTAGAGTTGAGTAACAAACACAGAGCTACAAAGCAGTCTTTTGTAATGGTCAACACGGCATTATCTATGGATGAGATTCCTGATGAATTATTAATTGTACCGACCATACAAGAGGCACAGGATGTGATAGGGATGGAAGAAATAGAACGCGACTTAGGATTTTAA
- a CDS encoding ribonuclease Z gives MKLTILGCHSATPRDNARPTAQILEMKGHLFLIDCGEGTQMALRKNRIKFSRIKHIFISHLHGDHVYGLIGLISTFCLLSRESELTIYGPKGIKELILLQLKLAKVYTSYDLRFRESVENIPQLLLEDDSLTVTTIPLEHRVFTHGFLFQEKPGDQRLDIVACEEYGIDHAYYRKIKQGHDFALDNGEVIPNDDLTMDGGSPKSYAFCSDTVYKKDMIPQITGVTALYHESTFLKSHEHLCEKTKHSTAAQAATVALKAKVGTLILGHYSSRYGDYELFRTEAKEIFDNTELALDGKVFEF, from the coding sequence TTGAAACTAACCATACTTGGTTGCCATAGTGCCACACCGCGAGATAACGCTCGTCCAACAGCCCAGATATTAGAAATGAAAGGACATCTCTTTCTCATTGATTGTGGAGAAGGAACCCAAATGGCATTGCGTAAAAACCGCATCAAGTTTTCTCGCATCAAGCATATTTTTATCTCACACCTTCATGGTGACCATGTTTATGGATTGATAGGCTTGATCTCTACTTTTTGCCTGTTAAGTCGGGAGTCTGAGTTGACCATCTATGGACCTAAGGGGATCAAAGAATTGATTTTGTTGCAATTAAAATTAGCTAAGGTATATACATCTTATGACTTACGCTTTCGCGAAAGCGTAGAAAACATCCCACAACTCTTACTAGAGGACGATTCTTTAACGGTAACAACTATTCCATTAGAGCATCGAGTTTTTACACACGGTTTTCTATTTCAAGAAAAGCCTGGCGACCAACGCTTAGATATAGTCGCTTGTGAAGAATATGGAATCGATCATGCTTATTATCGTAAAATCAAACAAGGTCATGACTTTGCACTTGATAATGGCGAGGTAATTCCTAATGATGATTTGACAATGGATGGCGGTTCCCCTAAGAGTTATGCTTTTTGCAGTGATACGGTCTATAAAAAAGATATGATACCGCAAATTACTGGTGTGACCGCATTGTATCATGAAAGTACCTTTTTAAAATCACACGAGCACCTTTGTGAAAAAACCAAACACAGCACTGCAGCCCAAGCCGCTACTGTAGCTTTGAAAGCTAAAGTAGGTACGCTTATACTAGGACATTATTCTTCTCGCTACGGGGATTATGAATTGTTTAGAACAGAAGCAAAAGAGATTTTTGATAATACAGAACTGGCGCTGGATGGAAAGGTGTTTGAGTTTTAA
- a CDS encoding glycosyl transferase family 1 has product MKKPVLIISYYWPPAGGPGVQRWLKFAKYLPRNGYKVTVVVPENPDYPVLDKSLMEDIPEDITLIKVRIKEPSRMAGKLSRKRTKNLQRGILNKKASFLERAMVWLRGNFFIPDARVGWKQPVLKAVEPYLSENRECTVITTGPPHSVHLIGRELKSLVPSIKWLADFRDPWTTIGYHKNLKLGKRAQKRHLALEQEVLHTADLLIVTSPHTGKEFKSKTTTPIQLITNGYDMPPNLQRKQPDGKFVLAHIGTLLSDRNPQLLWKSLQELCLESQDFSADFKLQLAGNVSEEILKSIVEYELDKYLDHKGYVTHDESVEWMFHAQALLLIEIDTEETRAIIPGKIFEYFASRRPIIAVGPKEAAIELLLTDTHSGEFFNYQQKEALKKYISHLYDLYTKGQNDSNFNDQIDRYRRAHLTQILSKTIEFVWE; this is encoded by the coding sequence TTGAAAAAGCCAGTATTGATCATTAGTTATTATTGGCCGCCAGCAGGTGGGCCAGGTGTACAGCGCTGGTTGAAATTTGCAAAATACCTTCCTAGAAATGGTTATAAGGTAACGGTAGTCGTGCCTGAAAATCCTGATTATCCAGTGTTGGATAAAAGCTTGATGGAAGATATTCCAGAAGATATTACACTGATTAAAGTAAGAATTAAGGAACCTAGCAGGATGGCTGGTAAGCTTTCGCGAAAGCGTACCAAAAACCTACAACGTGGAATTTTAAATAAAAAGGCCAGTTTTCTAGAACGCGCGATGGTCTGGTTGCGCGGTAATTTTTTCATTCCAGACGCTCGAGTAGGATGGAAGCAACCTGTTTTAAAAGCAGTAGAGCCATATCTTTCAGAAAATAGGGAATGCACGGTTATCACAACAGGTCCACCACACTCTGTTCATTTAATAGGCAGGGAATTGAAAAGCCTCGTCCCATCTATCAAATGGCTGGCCGACTTTCGTGACCCTTGGACGACAATAGGGTATCATAAAAACTTAAAGCTAGGCAAACGCGCTCAAAAAAGACACTTAGCATTAGAGCAAGAAGTACTCCACACTGCAGATTTGCTTATAGTTACCAGTCCACATACTGGAAAAGAATTTAAATCAAAAACAACAACGCCTATACAGTTGATTACTAATGGATACGACATGCCGCCTAATCTGCAAAGAAAACAGCCAGATGGCAAGTTTGTTCTCGCACATATAGGAACTTTATTATCAGATCGCAATCCACAATTACTGTGGAAATCTTTACAAGAACTTTGTCTAGAATCTCAAGATTTTTCAGCCGATTTTAAATTACAACTGGCTGGTAATGTCAGTGAGGAAATCTTAAAAAGTATAGTGGAATATGAATTAGACAAGTATCTGGACCATAAAGGTTATGTAACACATGATGAATCTGTGGAGTGGATGTTTCATGCACAAGCTTTATTGCTTATAGAAATAGATACCGAAGAAACTAGAGCTATTATACCAGGTAAGATCTTTGAATATTTTGCAAGTCGTCGTCCTATTATAGCGGTAGGCCCTAAAGAAGCAGCTATAGAATTATTGCTTACCGACACGCATTCTGGAGAGTTCTTTAATTACCAACAAAAGGAAGCCTTAAAAAAGTATATCAGTCATCTCTATGACCTTTATACCAAAGGTCAAAATGATAGTAATTTCAATGATCAAATAGACCGGTATCGACGTGCTCACCTTACTCAAATTCTTTCTAAAACCATAGAATTTGTATGGGAGTAG
- a CDS encoding DUF4834 family protein encodes MEFLQTLLIILLVLVGTRLLWKAFGKTFIKWLGMKALQRVQKSFEKRAGFQEGQSPFQNGGRGQSTSAKSSAPLKSNEKKKVGEYIDFEEID; translated from the coding sequence TTGGAATTTTTACAAACATTATTAATCATTTTACTTGTGCTTGTAGGTACAAGATTATTATGGAAAGCATTTGGAAAGACCTTTATCAAGTGGTTAGGAATGAAAGCCTTACAACGTGTTCAAAAGAGTTTTGAAAAACGAGCTGGCTTTCAAGAAGGACAAAGTCCTTTCCAAAATGGAGGCAGAGGGCAATCAACCAGTGCCAAATCTTCGGCACCGTTGAAATCAAATGAAAAGAAAAAGGTAGGTGAGTACATCGACTTTGAGGAAATTGATTAA
- a CDS encoding DUF2892 domain-containing protein, which yields MFNKNIKLVITALIVAYAIYQFTKNEILTGIFLILFSGIFIFLYFKNEMILLAFLRLRKQDFPGAKKWLDKISHPESALVKKQQGYYNYLHGLMISQENMTKAEKYFKKALSLGLSMDQDIAVTKLNLAGISMMKRRKREATMLLSEAKKLDKHGMLKDQIKMMKDQMKKI from the coding sequence ATGTTTAACAAAAACATCAAATTGGTCATTACTGCTTTAATTGTAGCCTATGCCATATATCAATTTACTAAAAACGAGATTCTTACGGGAATTTTCTTAATTCTCTTTTCTGGAATATTCATTTTTCTTTATTTCAAAAATGAAATGATCTTACTTGCTTTTCTACGATTGAGAAAACAAGATTTTCCTGGGGCCAAAAAGTGGCTGGACAAAATCTCTCATCCAGAAAGCGCTCTAGTTAAGAAACAACAAGGCTATTACAACTACTTACACGGTTTGATGATCTCACAGGAAAACATGACCAAGGCAGAAAAGTACTTTAAGAAAGCGCTCTCTTTGGGACTAAGCATGGATCAAGACATTGCGGTAACAAAGCTCAACCTCGCAGGTATTTCTATGATGAAAAGACGCAAACGTGAAGCTACTATGCTGTTGAGCGAAGCTAAAAAATTAGACAAACACGGCATGCTAAAAGATCAGATCAAAATGATGAAAGATCAAATGAAAAAAATCTAG
- a CDS encoding YfhO family protein: MNFDFKKLVPHLAVFVVFIIAALAYFHPVLSGKKLYQSDIVQYKGNARQLIDHRAETGEELYWTDAVFGGMPTYQLGARYDYDFIDSLDRALRFLPRPADYLFLYFACFYVLMLVMKVDWKIGLLGALAFGFSTYLIIIIGAGHNSKAHAIAYFPLVLSGLILVFQKRYLLGFVVTAIAMSLELQANHPQMTYYLLLAVVILGIAYFLDAIKKNLIPHYFKSIGIMIAAVVLALGTNAANLLATSEYSKESTRGVNNLTVNAQGESVTKTSGLDYDYITDYSYGLSESMNLFLPRFAGGGSGEVYDENSQSREQLSRIDPSTLNEEEMSYLNQLVSLSQRKYWGDQAIVEAPAYLGVSVVFLALLSLFLIKGRLKWWTLTAIVLTLLLSYGKNLSWLTEFFIDYVPFYNKFRAVTSIQVIIELCVPVLAAIGLWHFFNDKTAIEKKRKALLYAGAGFGGLLLLIAFLGSYIFTLTGPYDEYLLDFPQLGARYVKALQADRFAMIQTDAFKALLYVGLICGALYLLLSDKIKETAVLIVCGAVILFDLVSFDLNYVNSEDYVSARAYAFVFDKTPADEVVLQDKGHFRVYDQLADPLKSGRAAYFHKAMGGYHGAKPRRFQDLMNFYFVEEQGITGEQLEILGMFNTKYILGQNQNGTVAQQNPIELGNAWFVSEVKTVEDQNKEILALKELHADSLAVMTKDQKELISLKSIGKDSTATITLKDYKTEELTYTSNNSKEGLAVFSEMYYPYGWKATIDGSEVPIARVNYALRGLKVPAGQHEIVFKFVPEVVKTGSTIMLISNILLLLIVLGGLFLVYKKKV, encoded by the coding sequence ATGAATTTTGATTTCAAGAAATTAGTACCGCATTTAGCAGTATTTGTCGTTTTTATCATCGCAGCACTTGCTTATTTCCATCCAGTTTTAAGTGGTAAAAAATTGTACCAAAGTGATATCGTTCAATATAAAGGTAACGCTAGGCAGCTTATTGACCATAGAGCTGAGACTGGGGAAGAGCTGTATTGGACAGATGCCGTTTTCGGGGGTATGCCTACTTATCAGTTGGGAGCGCGATATGATTATGATTTTATAGACAGTCTCGATCGCGCATTGAGATTTTTACCTCGTCCAGCAGATTATCTATTTCTTTACTTTGCTTGTTTTTACGTACTCATGTTGGTCATGAAAGTAGACTGGAAGATAGGTTTACTCGGTGCACTAGCATTTGGTTTTTCTACCTATCTCATCATCATTATTGGAGCTGGGCATAATTCAAAAGCACATGCTATTGCTTATTTTCCCTTGGTACTAAGCGGTCTAATTCTCGTTTTTCAAAAACGTTACTTACTTGGTTTTGTGGTGACGGCAATAGCCATGTCATTAGAATTGCAGGCAAATCATCCTCAGATGACTTATTATTTATTACTAGCGGTAGTGATTTTAGGAATTGCCTATTTCCTAGATGCCATTAAAAAGAATTTGATTCCGCATTATTTTAAATCTATTGGAATTATGATTGCTGCTGTGGTTCTCGCTTTAGGAACTAACGCTGCTAATCTCCTAGCCACTAGTGAATATTCAAAGGAAAGTACGCGTGGTGTAAATAACTTGACGGTAAACGCTCAAGGCGAAAGCGTGACAAAAACAAGCGGCTTAGACTACGATTATATCACTGATTACAGTTATGGACTATCAGAAAGCATGAATCTTTTTTTACCGCGTTTTGCCGGTGGAGGAAGTGGAGAAGTTTATGATGAAAATAGCCAAAGCCGTGAACAACTCTCTAGAATAGACCCTTCTACATTAAATGAAGAAGAGATGAGTTACCTCAATCAGTTGGTTTCATTAAGTCAACGTAAATATTGGGGTGATCAAGCCATTGTAGAAGCACCTGCTTATCTAGGAGTAAGTGTTGTGTTTTTAGCTTTATTATCTCTATTCTTAATCAAAGGGAGGTTAAAATGGTGGACTCTTACAGCAATTGTACTCACATTACTACTTTCTTATGGTAAGAATTTAAGTTGGCTTACAGAATTCTTTATAGACTATGTGCCATTTTACAACAAGTTTAGAGCGGTAACTTCCATTCAGGTAATCATTGAATTGTGCGTGCCGGTGCTCGCAGCAATAGGTTTGTGGCATTTCTTTAATGACAAAACAGCAATAGAGAAAAAACGCAAAGCTCTATTATATGCTGGAGCAGGTTTTGGCGGTTTGTTGCTTCTTATAGCCTTTTTAGGTTCTTATATCTTTACGCTTACCGGACCTTATGATGAATACCTATTAGACTTTCCACAGTTAGGTGCTAGGTATGTAAAAGCACTACAAGCTGATCGTTTTGCAATGATTCAAACCGATGCGTTTAAAGCATTGTTATATGTAGGATTGATTTGTGGCGCCTTGTATTTATTATTAAGTGATAAAATTAAAGAGACGGCTGTATTAATTGTATGCGGTGCCGTTATTCTTTTCGACTTGGTAAGTTTTGATTTGAATTATGTCAATTCAGAAGATTATGTCAGTGCTAGAGCATATGCTTTTGTATTTGATAAAACTCCAGCAGATGAAGTGGTACTTCAAGACAAAGGGCATTTTAGAGTCTATGATCAATTAGCAGATCCATTAAAAAGCGGTAGAGCAGCCTATTTTCATAAAGCCATGGGTGGATATCACGGAGCAAAGCCACGTAGGTTCCAAGATTTAATGAACTTCTATTTTGTAGAAGAGCAAGGAATTACTGGAGAACAATTAGAAATACTAGGGATGTTCAATACCAAATATATCTTGGGTCAAAATCAAAACGGAACCGTTGCTCAACAAAACCCAATTGAATTAGGTAATGCTTGGTTTGTAAGTGAGGTCAAAACGGTAGAAGATCAGAACAAGGAAATTCTTGCTTTAAAAGAGCTCCATGCAGATTCTCTTGCTGTTATGACCAAAGATCAAAAGGAATTGATAAGTTTAAAGAGTATAGGTAAAGATTCTACAGCGACCATAACGCTTAAGGATTACAAAACAGAGGAATTGACTTATACCAGTAACAATAGCAAAGAAGGATTGGCTGTGTTTTCTGAGATGTATTATCCGTATGGATGGAAGGCTACTATAGACGGTAGTGAAGTTCCTATTGCACGTGTTAATTATGCATTGAGAGGATTGAAAGTTCCCGCAGGACAACATGAAATCGTTTTTAAGTTTGTCCCAGAAGTTGTAAAAACCGGATCTACTATTATGTTGATCAGCAATATATTATTGTTGTTAATTGTTTTAGGCGGTTTATTTTTAGTTTACAAAAAGAAAGTTTAG